The following proteins are encoded in a genomic region of Mycobacterium kiyosense:
- a CDS encoding hypothetical protein (frameshifted, deletion at around 4968559) produces MATRMAPAISPDTEFFWNGLRDNKLLIQRCDGCGVLRHPPRPMCPHCRSLEWETVPASGRGTVYSYVMPHQPRVPFFDYPYIVVLVELEEGVRLVSNLTDIDPAEVKVGMPVQLYFQSFDNDLTLHQFRPSR; encoded by the coding sequence ATGGCGACCCGAATGGCGCCGGCCATCAGCCCGGATACCGAGTTCTTCTGGAATGGCTTGCGGGACAACAAGTTGCTGATCCAGCGCTGCGACGGGTGCGGGGTGCTGCGTCACCCACCCCGCCCGATGTGCCCGCATTGCCGGTCGCTGGAGTGGGAGACGGTGCCGGCGTCCGGCCGCGGCACGGTGTACAGCTACGTGATGCCGCATCAGCCACGCGTTCCGTTCTTCGACTACCCCTACATCGTGGTGCTGGTCGAGCTGGAGGAAGGAGTGCGGCTGGTGTCGAACCTGACCGACATCGACCCGGCTGAGGTGAAAGTCGGGATGCCGGTGCAACTCTACTTCCAGAGTTTCGACAACGACCTGACGCTGCACCAGTTCCGGCCGAGCCGGTAG
- a CDS encoding acyl-CoA dehydrogenase — MDLEYTPEQQRLRAQMRATLEQVMTPERVAAIGKNIEGGPAVRECVRALAAAHLLGVGWPKEYGGQGFSAIEQYIFGEEARRAGAPIPLVTLNTVGPTLMQRGTEEQKRTFLPAILDGSVEFAIGYSEPGAGSDLASIRTTAVRDGDHYVINGQKMFTSGAAYADYIWLAVRTDPNVKKHKGISILIVPTSAPGFSWQPLHTMPGVSTFYTFYDDVRVPVSALVGEENQGWQLITTQLNFERAALGNLGALEPLFEKTLQWACSTELDGARVIDQPWVQLALARVEAQVAAYKLVNLRVNAAMTKGVLSMGEASAAKVFGTELTQQVARQLLEVLDGNGVRRGTDAPLRGALETAYRQAVINTFGGGANEIQRDIIAMAGLGMPRAPRDLRATADKGGSS; from the coding sequence ATGGATCTGGAGTACACGCCCGAACAGCAGCGGCTGCGCGCGCAGATGCGCGCCACCCTGGAACAGGTCATGACGCCCGAGCGCGTCGCCGCGATCGGCAAGAACATCGAGGGCGGCCCCGCGGTGCGGGAGTGCGTCCGCGCCCTCGCCGCGGCCCACCTGTTGGGTGTCGGCTGGCCCAAAGAATATGGCGGACAAGGCTTCTCGGCGATCGAGCAGTATATCTTCGGCGAAGAGGCGCGCCGGGCGGGGGCGCCGATCCCGCTGGTGACACTCAACACCGTCGGGCCGACGCTGATGCAGCGCGGTACCGAGGAGCAGAAGCGCACGTTCCTGCCGGCGATCCTGGACGGCAGTGTGGAGTTCGCCATCGGGTACTCCGAGCCGGGCGCCGGCAGCGACCTGGCTTCGATACGTACCACCGCCGTGCGCGACGGGGATCACTACGTGATCAACGGTCAGAAGATGTTCACCAGTGGCGCCGCCTACGCCGACTACATCTGGCTGGCCGTCCGGACCGACCCGAATGTCAAGAAGCACAAGGGCATTTCGATTCTAATCGTGCCTACCTCGGCACCGGGATTCTCCTGGCAACCGCTGCACACCATGCCGGGAGTCTCCACCTTCTACACGTTCTACGACGACGTGCGGGTGCCGGTCAGCGCGCTGGTGGGCGAGGAGAACCAGGGGTGGCAACTGATCACCACCCAGCTGAACTTCGAACGCGCCGCATTGGGCAATCTGGGCGCGCTCGAGCCGCTGTTCGAGAAGACGCTGCAGTGGGCTTGCAGCACCGAGCTCGACGGCGCCCGGGTGATCGACCAGCCGTGGGTGCAGCTCGCCCTGGCCCGGGTCGAAGCTCAAGTTGCCGCATACAAATTGGTCAACCTGCGGGTGAACGCTGCGATGACCAAAGGTGTGCTCAGCATGGGCGAAGCCTCTGCGGCCAAGGTGTTCGGCACCGAGCTGACCCAGCAGGTCGCCCGGCAGCTGCTGGAAGTGCTCGACGGCAACGGGGTGCGCCGCGGCACCGACGCACCGCTGCGCGGCGCCCTGGAGACCGCGTACCGTCAAGCCGTCATCAACACCTTCGGCGGCGGCGCCAACGAGATCCAGCGGGACATCATCGCCATGGCGGGCCTGGGCATGCCGCGCGCACCGCGTGACCTACGCGCCACCGCCGACAAAGGAGGATCGAGCTAA
- a CDS encoding beta-hydroxyacyl-ACP dehydratase, whose product MTTTTSRTSTLNWADIEVGDQLTSLEIPISTTKIVAGAIASRDFMPVHHDRDYANKQGSPDLFMNILTTNGYCVRFLTDWAGPEAMVKNLSIRLGVPCFPNSTLSFTGTVTKKTAGDPAGPAGENFVEVTFRGCNDLGDHVSGTAVLSLLDGTRA is encoded by the coding sequence ATGACGACCACCACCAGCCGAACCAGCACGCTCAATTGGGCGGACATCGAAGTCGGCGACCAACTCACCTCACTCGAAATCCCGATCAGCACAACGAAAATCGTCGCCGGCGCGATCGCGTCCAGGGACTTCATGCCGGTGCACCACGACCGTGACTACGCCAACAAGCAGGGCTCGCCGGACTTGTTCATGAACATCCTCACCACCAACGGCTACTGCGTGCGGTTCCTCACCGACTGGGCCGGCCCGGAGGCGATGGTCAAGAACCTCTCGATTCGCCTCGGCGTGCCGTGCTTTCCGAACTCCACGCTGAGCTTCACCGGCACCGTGACCAAGAAGACGGCGGGTGACCCGGCCGGTCCAGCGGGCGAGAACTTCGTCGAGGTGACCTTCCGCGGCTGCAACGACCTCGGCGACCACGTCTCGGGAACCGCGGTGCTCAGCCTGCTCGACGGAACCCGCGCGTGA
- a CDS encoding hypothetical protein (frameshifted, insertion at around 4964370, deletion at around 4964348,4964342), with translation MLSVIRYRDDRDAIEIANNSQYGLSGAVWGGDVDRAVGVARRIRTGQVAVNGCGAGAAPFGGFKLSGLGREGGGITGVHQYMEPMAIGVPA, from the coding sequence GTGCTCAGCGTGATCCGGTACCGCGACGACCGGGACGCAATCGAGATCGCGAACAACTCGCAGTACGGGCTGTCCGGCGCGGTGTGGGGCGGCGACGTGGACCGGGCGGTCGGTGTGGCCCGTCGCATCCGGACGGGACAGGTCGCGGTCAACGGATGCGGTGCGGGTGCCGCGCCGTTCGGCGGTTTCAAGCTGAGCGGGCTGGGACGCGAGGGCGGCGGCATCACCGGGGTACACCAATACATGGAGCCGATGGCGATCGGGGTTCCCGCGTGA
- a CDS encoding putative acyl-CoA dehydrogenase has protein sequence MDFTFTEEQETIAKLARDVFERRATPERLSELEAGDIRYDAALWQELAAADLLGTALPESLGGNGGGFVELGVLLAEVGWSVAPVPAYPTLVLGADPIARHGTPDQQQRYLPDIVAGQRILSAGLAEPGRSDPAHPATTARRDGGNWRLDGIKELVPAGQLADTILIPAALDDGSAGLFLVATDAPGVQVRPVPTTNREPHADVFLDGATVSEDDRLAGDVDSLHTRALVALCAVQLGVADRALHIAAEYTTGREQFGRPIGSFQAVQQRMADGFIDVEAMRWTTWHAAWLVAHDRPADRAARIAKFWAAEAGARVTATAQQVHGGIGIDVTYPLHRYFLWAKHNELSLGPASQQLARLGATYPEGL, from the coding sequence ATGGACTTCACCTTCACCGAGGAACAGGAGACCATCGCCAAGCTGGCCCGCGACGTCTTCGAGCGCCGCGCCACGCCGGAGCGGCTCAGCGAGCTGGAAGCCGGCGACATCCGCTACGACGCGGCGTTGTGGCAGGAACTGGCCGCCGCGGACCTGCTCGGGACGGCGCTGCCGGAGTCGTTGGGCGGCAACGGCGGCGGCTTCGTCGAACTGGGGGTGCTGCTGGCCGAGGTCGGGTGGAGCGTGGCCCCGGTGCCGGCGTATCCGACGCTGGTGCTCGGCGCCGACCCGATCGCCCGGCACGGCACTCCCGACCAACAGCAGCGCTACCTGCCCGACATCGTTGCCGGGCAACGTATCCTCAGTGCCGGCCTGGCCGAGCCCGGACGCTCCGACCCGGCACACCCGGCCACCACCGCACGCCGGGACGGGGGAAACTGGCGGCTCGACGGAATCAAGGAACTGGTACCGGCCGGACAATTGGCCGACACGATCCTCATCCCCGCGGCTCTGGACGACGGCAGCGCCGGCCTGTTCCTGGTGGCGACGGACGCCCCCGGTGTGCAGGTCCGGCCGGTCCCGACCACCAACCGCGAACCCCACGCCGACGTATTCCTGGACGGCGCAACCGTTTCCGAGGACGACCGGCTCGCCGGCGATGTCGATTCGCTTCACACCCGGGCGTTGGTGGCGCTGTGCGCCGTCCAGCTGGGTGTGGCCGACCGTGCGCTGCACATCGCTGCCGAGTACACCACCGGGCGGGAACAGTTCGGCCGGCCGATCGGCAGCTTCCAGGCCGTGCAGCAGCGGATGGCCGACGGTTTCATCGACGTCGAGGCGATGCGCTGGACCACCTGGCACGCGGCCTGGCTGGTCGCCCACGACCGGCCGGCCGACCGAGCCGCCCGCATCGCGAAGTTCTGGGCCGCCGAGGCCGGTGCACGGGTCACCGCGACCGCGCAGCAGGTACACGGTGGCATCGGGATCGACGTCACCTATCCCCTGCACCGCTACTTCCTGTGGGCCAAGCACAACGAGCTGAGCCTCGGTCCCGCCTCCCAGCAGCTGGCCCGCCTCGGCGCGACCTATCCGGAAGGACTGTAG
- a CDS encoding linalool 8-monooxygenase → MRADAELHSPEFPLHSPDFYAGDPYPAYRQLRATSPVLWNDVTNFWALLKYEDIRFVSSNPALFTSTKGISIPDPQLPNPVQEGNLIFTDPPRHRQMRKLINAGFTRRRVAVLEPKIREIVRGILDQVQPDSVHEFAEEIAAPLPTRMIAELIGAPPDDWEQFRAWSDAATGTADPEIELDPFVAIGQLFEYFQKLIAARRADPRDDLLSVLAEAEIDEHRLSDEDLLNFTFLLLVAGNETTRNLIALGTLALIGHPEQCRLLVADPTLIPAAVEEMLRFTSPVVSMSRVATRDVELRGQLIREGEVVSMLYGSANRDEDVFGSDAEEFKVTRHPNPHIAFGCGEHSCIGAQLARLEATVLFEELLRRFPRLELVGEVDRMKATMVPGVKRMPVRLGA, encoded by the coding sequence GTGCGCGCCGATGCTGAGCTGCACTCACCGGAATTCCCACTGCACTCCCCCGACTTCTACGCCGGCGACCCGTATCCGGCCTACCGGCAGCTGCGCGCGACGTCGCCGGTGCTGTGGAACGACGTCACCAATTTCTGGGCGCTGCTCAAGTACGAGGACATCCGCTTCGTCTCCAGCAACCCGGCGCTGTTCACCTCCACCAAGGGCATCAGCATCCCCGACCCGCAGCTGCCGAACCCGGTGCAGGAGGGCAACCTCATCTTCACCGACCCGCCCCGGCACCGGCAGATGCGCAAACTGATCAACGCCGGGTTCACCCGCCGCCGTGTTGCGGTGCTCGAGCCCAAGATCCGTGAGATCGTGCGCGGCATCCTCGACCAGGTCCAGCCCGATTCGGTGCACGAGTTCGCCGAAGAGATCGCCGCCCCGCTGCCCACCCGGATGATCGCCGAGTTGATCGGCGCGCCGCCCGATGACTGGGAGCAGTTCCGCGCCTGGTCGGACGCCGCCACCGGGACGGCTGATCCCGAGATCGAGCTCGATCCGTTCGTGGCCATCGGCCAGCTCTTCGAGTACTTTCAGAAACTGATCGCCGCCCGGCGCGCGGATCCGCGCGACGACCTGCTGTCGGTATTGGCCGAAGCAGAGATCGACGAACACCGCCTCAGCGACGAAGACCTGCTGAACTTCACCTTCCTGCTGCTGGTTGCCGGCAACGAAACCACCCGCAACCTGATCGCGCTGGGCACCTTGGCGCTGATCGGCCATCCCGAACAGTGCCGGCTGCTGGTGGCCGACCCCACGCTGATCCCGGCGGCGGTCGAGGAAATGCTGCGCTTCACCAGCCCGGTGGTGAGCATGTCCCGGGTCGCGACCCGCGACGTCGAGTTGCGCGGCCAGCTGATCCGCGAGGGCGAGGTGGTGTCGATGCTGTACGGCTCGGCCAACCGCGACGAGGACGTATTCGGCAGTGACGCCGAGGAATTCAAGGTGACCCGGCATCCCAACCCGCACATCGCGTTCGGCTGTGGCGAACATTCCTGCATCGGAGCACAACTGGCACGGCTGGAAGCCACCGTGCTGTTCGAGGAGTTGCTGCGCCGCTTTCCCCGCCTGGAACTCGTCGGCGAGGTCGACCGGATGAAGGCCACCATGGTGCCCGGGGTCAAGCGGATGCCGGTACGGCTGGGAGCCTGA
- a CDS encoding hypothetical protein (frameshifted, deletion at around 4968559): protein MTDSELQAKVQALVGKPTGGSGKPSVAPDPVNQPMIRHWAYAMDDLNPVYIDPDFAATSRFGGIVSPPVMLQTWTMPSPKLEGIGDRGGAPIEIKSNPTAFLDEAGYTSTVATNSEFEIERYPRLGDLISATTVYESVSDEKKTALGTGFFLTWLTTYTNQHGEVLGRQRFRVLRFRPAR, encoded by the coding sequence GTGACCGACTCAGAGCTTCAGGCCAAGGTGCAGGCATTGGTCGGCAAGCCCACCGGTGGCAGCGGAAAACCCTCGGTGGCACCGGATCCGGTGAATCAGCCGATGATCCGGCACTGGGCGTACGCCATGGACGACCTGAACCCGGTGTACATCGACCCCGACTTCGCGGCGACGTCGCGGTTCGGCGGCATCGTGTCGCCACCGGTGATGCTGCAGACCTGGACGATGCCGTCGCCCAAGCTGGAAGGAATCGGCGACCGCGGCGGCGCGCCGATCGAGATCAAGAGCAACCCGACGGCCTTCCTGGACGAGGCCGGTTACACCAGCACCGTGGCCACCAACTCCGAGTTCGAGATCGAACGCTACCCGCGGCTGGGTGATCTGATCAGCGCGACGACGGTGTACGAGTCGGTGTCGGACGAGAAGAAGACGGCGCTGGGCACCGGGTTCTTCCTGACCTGGCTGACCACCTACACCAACCAGCACGGCGAAGTGCTGGGCCGGCAACGCTTCCGCGTACTTCGATTCAGGCCGGCCCGCTGA
- a CDS encoding hypothetical protein (frameshifted, insertion at around 4964354,4964367) produces the protein MLPTLVDTYQLYIDGRWVEPEDGRYQDISPVTEQVIATAPDASVDQVGAAIGAARRAFDDSPWATMTAADRAECLNQLGQALLKYADDFFALSRAEWGCTENERLMQIDGAAFMSMHAAQLATQLVDEEVTGIGAGKTVLRHAPLGVVSILTPWNFPHCLNVMKLNHALAAGDTVVLKPSPLTPVAGLALARLIDEHTDIPPGVVNVVTPSSVEAARLLTTDPRIDMVSFTGSSVVGRQVMSAAGDTLKRILLELGGKSACIILDDTEVTDEMLQQLLFDCCSLHSGQACILQSRLLLPDSLHDDVVERLVAMARAVKVGDPADPEVQMGPLISDAQRGRVEAHVAGALDEGGPARHRGAGGRPGWTSASISSRLFSPACNRIRLSHKRKSSARCSA, from the coding sequence ATGCTACCGACGCTCGTTGACACCTACCAGCTCTACATCGACGGCCGGTGGGTCGAACCCGAAGACGGCCGCTACCAAGACATCTCACCCGTCACCGAACAGGTCATCGCCACCGCACCCGACGCCAGCGTCGACCAGGTCGGTGCGGCGATCGGCGCCGCCCGCCGCGCCTTCGACGACAGTCCCTGGGCGACTATGACCGCCGCAGACCGCGCCGAGTGCCTCAACCAACTCGGCCAGGCGCTGCTGAAGTACGCCGACGACTTCTTCGCGCTGTCCCGGGCGGAATGGGGATGCACCGAGAACGAGCGGCTGATGCAGATCGACGGTGCGGCGTTCATGTCCATGCACGCCGCCCAACTGGCCACCCAGCTGGTTGACGAAGAGGTGACCGGGATCGGCGCCGGCAAGACGGTGCTGCGGCACGCGCCGTTGGGCGTGGTGTCCATCCTGACCCCGTGGAACTTCCCGCACTGCCTCAACGTGATGAAGCTCAACCACGCGCTGGCCGCCGGGGACACCGTGGTGCTCAAGCCGTCCCCGCTCACCCCGGTGGCGGGGCTGGCGCTGGCGCGGCTGATCGACGAGCACACCGACATCCCGCCCGGCGTGGTCAACGTCGTCACGCCGTCGAGCGTCGAGGCGGCCCGGCTGCTCACCACCGACCCGCGCATCGACATGGTCAGCTTCACCGGTAGCAGCGTGGTCGGGCGGCAGGTGATGTCGGCCGCCGGTGACACGCTCAAGCGGATCCTGCTGGAGTTGGGCGGCAAGTCGGCGTGCATCATCCTGGACGACACCGAGGTCACCGACGAGATGTTGCAGCAGTTGCTGTTCGACTGCTGCTCGCTGCACTCCGGACAGGCCTGCATCCTGCAAAGCCGGTTGCTGCTGCCCGATTCGCTGCACGACGACGTCGTCGAACGTCTGGTGGCGATGGCCCGTGCCGTCAAAGTGGGCGACCCCGCCGATCCCGAGGTGCAGATGGGACCACTGATCAGCGACGCCCAACGGGGCCGGGTCGAGGCGCACGTCGCCGGGGCGCTCGACGAGGGGGGCCCAGCTCGCCACCGGGGGGCCGGCGGCCGGCCGGGCTGGACGTCGGCTTCTATTTCGAGCCGACTATTCTCACCGGCGTGCAACCGAATTCGGTTATCGCACAAGAGGAAGTCTTCGGCCCGGTGCTCAGCGTGA
- a CDS encoding lipid-transfer protein: MSSTLPGKCAIVGIGQTEFSKESGRSELQLACEAVSAALDDAGLAPSDVDGMVTFTMDSSDEIEIARNVGIGDLSFFSRVHHGGGAAAGTVVHAAMAVATGVAEVVVCWRAFNERSGFRFGGSGRTSAETPLFMAHYAPFGLITPAAWVALHAQRYMSTFGVTNEDFGRIAVVDRAHAARNPDAWFYERPITLEDHQNSRWIVEPVLRLLDCCQESDGGVALVVTSAERARDLRRAPAIITAAAQGAAANGEMMTSYYRDDITGLPEMGVVADRLWRDSGLKPQDIQTAFIYDHFTPFVFTQLEELGFCGRGEAKDFATVQRLSLGGEFPINTNGGLLGEAYIHGMNGITEGVRQVRGTSYNQVENVEHVLVTSGTGVPTSGLILGR; the protein is encoded by the coding sequence GTGAGCAGCACGCTGCCGGGCAAGTGCGCAATCGTCGGGATCGGGCAGACCGAGTTCTCCAAGGAGTCCGGGCGCAGCGAGCTCCAATTGGCCTGCGAGGCGGTCAGTGCCGCACTCGACGACGCCGGGCTGGCGCCCAGTGACGTCGACGGCATGGTCACCTTCACCATGGACTCCAGCGACGAGATCGAGATCGCCCGCAACGTGGGCATCGGCGACCTGAGCTTCTTTTCCCGCGTCCATCACGGCGGCGGCGCGGCGGCAGGCACCGTCGTGCACGCGGCGATGGCCGTGGCGACCGGCGTCGCCGAGGTGGTGGTGTGCTGGCGGGCGTTCAACGAGCGGTCCGGCTTCCGGTTCGGCGGCAGCGGCCGCACCAGCGCGGAGACTCCGTTGTTCATGGCGCATTACGCACCGTTCGGGCTGATCACCCCGGCGGCGTGGGTGGCTCTGCACGCCCAGCGCTACATGTCCACCTTCGGGGTCACCAACGAAGATTTCGGCCGGATCGCCGTCGTCGACCGCGCGCACGCGGCCCGCAATCCCGACGCGTGGTTCTACGAGCGGCCGATCACGCTGGAGGACCACCAGAATTCCCGCTGGATCGTCGAACCGGTGCTGCGCCTGCTGGACTGCTGCCAGGAGAGCGACGGAGGTGTGGCGCTGGTGGTCACCAGCGCCGAGCGGGCACGGGACCTGCGCCGGGCGCCGGCGATCATCACCGCCGCGGCCCAGGGCGCGGCCGCCAACGGCGAGATGATGACCAGCTACTACCGCGACGACATCACCGGCTTGCCGGAGATGGGAGTGGTCGCCGACCGGCTCTGGCGTGACTCGGGTTTGAAGCCGCAGGACATTCAAACCGCGTTCATCTACGACCATTTCACGCCGTTCGTGTTCACCCAGCTCGAGGAACTCGGATTCTGCGGACGCGGCGAAGCCAAGGACTTCGCGACGGTGCAGCGGCTGTCGCTGGGCGGCGAGTTCCCGATCAACACCAACGGCGGGCTGCTCGGTGAGGCCTACATCCACGGCATGAACGGCATCACCGAGGGCGTCCGGCAGGTGCGGGGCACCTCCTACAACCAGGTCGAGAACGTCGAGCACGTGCTGGTCACCTCGGGTACCGGAGTGCCGACCAGCGGGCTGATCCTGGGGCGCTGA